One region of Catenuloplanes indicus genomic DNA includes:
- a CDS encoding tetratricopeptide repeat-containing diguanylate cyclase — translation MTIGAEARRADDTLLAVLDAHEGRSVVDPRAVLGPAIEARRVAEQLGDEESARRAILLHADVLLRGGRLAEGGRMAQQVLAWAEQHDRPFLRARAHRELALFHRLVGEFSDALGHAVQCVAGLEGVPAGTRAQHLMMLAVSLDDNGRFADSDRYYRTILEIAAEVRDHALTLRVLNNMAYNAYETGDEPEAIALAELLRQAGARYGQPLAAKERDTVARVEMMSGRYAAVEETLAGALTGAMPDHDGDGTAECLLTLAEARRLDDRYDDAQVALDHAVALCDANGLAGVRAQARQEQAALYAAAGRFREAYEEHRIFHAESTALYRERQQARAFALQALFEADEARRATEHFREMAHRDALTGLYNRRYVDERLPALLASAAGPLSIALIDLDHFKRINDTLSHATGDTVLQQIALLLTEAASGPDAGSGFAARLGGEEFVLVMPGTPAGAAGRRAERLRRRVRAHAWAPLTGVLPVTTSIGVATTVDGRTTMAALLAEADRHLYAAKRAGRDRVVA, via the coding sequence GTGACGATCGGGGCGGAGGCGCGTCGGGCCGACGACACGCTCCTCGCCGTACTCGACGCCCACGAGGGCCGCTCCGTCGTCGACCCGCGCGCGGTGCTCGGCCCCGCTATCGAGGCCCGCCGCGTCGCCGAGCAACTCGGCGACGAGGAGTCCGCCCGCCGCGCCATCCTGCTGCACGCGGACGTGCTGCTCCGCGGCGGCCGGCTGGCCGAGGGCGGCCGGATGGCGCAGCAGGTGCTGGCCTGGGCCGAGCAACACGACCGCCCGTTCCTGCGCGCCCGCGCCCACCGCGAGCTGGCGCTCTTCCACCGCCTGGTCGGCGAGTTCTCCGACGCGCTCGGGCACGCGGTGCAGTGCGTCGCCGGGCTGGAGGGCGTGCCGGCCGGCACCCGTGCGCAGCACCTGATGATGCTGGCTGTCTCGCTCGACGACAACGGGCGCTTCGCGGACAGCGACCGGTACTACCGCACGATCCTGGAGATCGCGGCCGAGGTCCGGGACCACGCGCTCACACTGCGCGTGCTCAACAACATGGCCTACAACGCGTACGAGACCGGCGACGAACCGGAGGCGATCGCGCTCGCCGAACTGCTGCGCCAGGCCGGCGCGCGGTACGGCCAGCCGCTCGCGGCGAAGGAACGCGACACGGTCGCGCGCGTGGAGATGATGAGCGGTCGGTACGCGGCCGTGGAGGAGACGCTGGCCGGCGCGCTGACCGGCGCGATGCCCGACCACGACGGCGACGGCACCGCGGAATGCCTGCTCACACTGGCCGAGGCACGCCGGCTGGACGACCGGTACGACGACGCGCAGGTCGCGCTGGACCACGCGGTCGCGCTCTGCGACGCGAACGGGCTCGCGGGCGTGCGTGCGCAGGCCCGGCAGGAACAGGCCGCGCTGTACGCCGCCGCGGGCCGGTTCCGCGAGGCGTACGAGGAGCACCGGATCTTCCACGCCGAGTCCACCGCGCTCTACCGGGAACGGCAGCAGGCCCGCGCGTTCGCGCTGCAGGCGCTGTTCGAGGCGGACGAGGCCCGGCGTGCCACCGAGCACTTCCGCGAGATGGCCCACCGGGACGCGCTGACCGGCCTCTACAACCGGCGGTACGTGGACGAGCGGCTGCCCGCGCTGCTGGCCTCGGCCGCCGGGCCGCTCTCGATCGCGTTGATCGACCTTGATCACTTCAAACGGATCAACGACACGCTCTCGCACGCCACCGGCGACACCGTGCTCCAGCAGATCGCCCTGCTGCTGACCGAGGCGGCGTCCGGTCCCGACGCCGGCTCCGGCTTCGCGGCCCGGCTCGGTGGCGAGGAGTTCGTGCTGGTCATGCCGGGTACGCCGGCCGGGGCCGCGGGCCGGCGGGCGGAGCGGCTGCGGCGGCGGGTGCGTGCGCACGCGTGGGCGCCACTGACCGGCGTGCTGCCGGTCACCACCAGCATCGGCGTCGCGACCACCGTGGACGGCCGCACCACGATGGCCGCGCTGCTGGCCGAGGCGGACCGCCACCTCTACGCCGCGAAGCGCGCCGGCCGGGACCGCGTCGTCGCCTGA
- a CDS encoding acyl-CoA thioesterase: MRMMIDWLWATRRGPKTPAFGLHDPARKSFRVRPSDLDMARHMNNSRYLAYMDLGRFDLLRRSGALDVLKPRGWYPIVAAQTISFRRSLLPGARFLLETTILGYDDRAVYVEQRFRTGDETAAVGIVAARIMKRSGGQVPLLEVAAALNVDISDRPAPQWVLDWARQSRATVS, translated from the coding sequence ATGCGAATGATGATCGACTGGCTGTGGGCAACCCGGCGTGGGCCGAAAACGCCGGCCTTCGGCCTGCACGACCCCGCGCGGAAGTCATTCCGGGTGCGGCCGAGCGACCTGGACATGGCCCGGCACATGAACAACAGCCGGTACCTCGCGTACATGGACCTGGGCCGCTTCGACCTGCTGCGTCGCTCCGGAGCGCTGGACGTGCTCAAGCCTCGCGGCTGGTACCCGATCGTCGCCGCCCAGACGATCAGCTTCCGCCGCTCACTGCTCCCCGGCGCCCGCTTCCTGCTGGAGACGACCATCCTCGGCTACGACGACCGCGCCGTCTACGTGGAGCAGCGTTTCCGCACCGGCGACGAGACCGCGGCCGTCGGCATCGTCGCCGCCCGCATCATGAAGCGCTCCGGCGGACAGGTGCCGCTCCTGGAGGTCGCCGCCGCACTGAACGTCGACATCAGCGACCGGCCAGCCCCGCAGTGGGTCCTCGACTGGGCCAGACAGAGCCGCGCCACCGTGAGCTGA
- a CDS encoding NUDIX domain-containing protein, whose product MTEDFTATLPRKRMSAGLLLPDERGRVLLVEPTYKPYWEIPGGTVETGESPHAAAAREIHEELGLTVTPGRLLVTDWTPPRPGRTEGLHLVFDGGLLTPAQIAAVRVPADELRSWAWSTPAEAATRLSALLARRITAAARARAEGTSVYLENGFPVS is encoded by the coding sequence ATGACCGAGGACTTCACCGCCACGCTGCCGCGCAAACGGATGAGCGCGGGCCTGCTCCTCCCGGACGAGCGGGGCCGCGTCCTGCTGGTCGAGCCGACCTACAAGCCGTACTGGGAGATCCCCGGCGGCACGGTCGAGACCGGCGAGTCCCCGCACGCGGCCGCGGCCCGGGAGATCCACGAGGAGCTCGGCCTCACCGTCACACCCGGCCGGCTGCTGGTCACCGACTGGACGCCGCCGCGCCCCGGCCGGACCGAGGGCCTGCACCTGGTCTTCGACGGCGGTCTCCTCACCCCCGCGCAGATCGCCGCCGTCCGGGTCCCCGCGGACGAGCTGCGCAGCTGGGCCTGGAGCACCCCGGCCGAGGCCGCCACCCGCCTCTCGGCCCTGCTCGCCCGCCGGATCACCGCTGCGGCCCGGGCCCGCGCCGAAGGCACGTCGGTCTACCTGGAGAACGGATTCCCGGTCAGCTGA
- a CDS encoding alpha/beta hydrolase, with the protein MMALFYRSIPRIVAAISITAAGGLAAGTPAAAHSGQCARRQVTVTLTAEREAPRYRIMTWLCTPKRPTPVVQVLMSGFTYDHHYWTVASPGRRSYVQSALAAGHAVLYIDRIGVGGSDRPPADAVNADTEAHVAHQLVQRLRKDRYRTVVAVGHSYGSLIWAAESYRYDDVDALVLSGYLHGTHVPTQLLIRAHLQQAEGSPPGYLTQAPNFRRRAYLHPPGVTGQMTELDERLRTTGTTGELTSLKNLADPTYTGRIRRPVLLQIGVQDLLFCNPLTGLPCGSPADLCHREKALYPRAPLSATVQRDTGHSILLHRSAQSATATALAWIDHTVRRAPHPRAVLDCR; encoded by the coding sequence ATGATGGCACTGTTCTATCGGTCAATTCCACGCATTGTCGCGGCGATCTCGATCACCGCGGCCGGCGGTCTCGCGGCGGGCACGCCCGCGGCCGCGCACAGTGGACAATGCGCACGCCGCCAGGTCACGGTCACGTTGACCGCGGAGCGCGAGGCGCCTCGCTACCGAATCATGACGTGGCTCTGCACGCCGAAACGGCCGACCCCGGTGGTGCAGGTTCTGATGTCGGGATTCACCTACGATCACCATTACTGGACCGTGGCGAGTCCGGGCCGGCGATCATATGTCCAATCCGCGCTCGCCGCCGGACATGCCGTTCTCTACATCGATCGAATAGGAGTCGGCGGCAGTGACCGCCCACCCGCGGACGCCGTGAACGCGGACACCGAGGCGCACGTGGCCCACCAGCTGGTGCAGCGGCTGCGCAAGGACCGGTACCGCACCGTCGTCGCGGTCGGCCACTCGTACGGCTCGCTGATCTGGGCCGCCGAGTCGTACCGCTACGACGACGTCGACGCGCTGGTGCTCAGCGGCTACCTGCACGGCACGCACGTGCCCACCCAGCTGCTGATCCGCGCCCACCTGCAACAGGCCGAGGGCTCGCCACCCGGCTACCTCACCCAGGCGCCGAACTTCCGCCGCCGCGCCTACCTGCACCCGCCCGGCGTCACCGGCCAGATGACCGAACTCGACGAACGCCTGCGCACCACCGGCACGACCGGCGAGCTGACATCGCTGAAGAACCTGGCCGACCCGACGTACACCGGCCGCATCCGCCGTCCGGTGCTGCTCCAGATCGGCGTCCAGGACCTGCTCTTCTGCAACCCGCTGACCGGCCTGCCCTGCGGTTCCCCGGCCGACCTGTGCCACCGCGAGAAAGCGCTGTATCCACGGGCGCCGCTCTCCGCCACGGTCCAGCGCGACACCGGCCACTCCATCCTGCTCCACCGCTCCGCCCAGTCCGCCACCGCCACCGCGCTGGCCTGGATCGACCACACGGTCCGCCGGGCCCCGCACCCGCGTGCGGTGCTCGACTGCCGCTAG